The Acidimicrobiia bacterium genome has a segment encoding these proteins:
- a CDS encoding amidase, with amino-acid sequence MDDVLGLAAAVRRHDITATETVVDCLARIDASPLNAFTLVDHEGALARAALIDEMIQSGEDPGPLAGVPIAVKDLIDQAGLLTTAGSSFYRSVPEHTAPAVGRLEAAGAIAVGRTGLHEFAFGFSSENHWFGPVRNPWDPNTSPGGSSGGSGAAVAAGLAAAALGTDTGGSIRVPAALCGLVGLKVTHGRIPISGVFPLAPSLDTVGPITRSVGDAGLIYSLMAGGDPGDPWSSFSPAPAVRPQSGPDGLRIGVPTAWIDDAPLTNEVTAGFDGLVRSLDGIGVSIEAIELPDIVAPDLLLASVYGEVAAVHRSFRASGKHYGPEVEQRMQRADEVTLDEYVNGLAWRARLRQSFERAFAGVDLIVTPATCTTTKTIGSDTVDSSSGSVHYRSALSWFSAPINHAAVPALVVPLAIEGSPPPALQIIGPWWHEQRLLDFGAYLEAAGLSKVTVPPV; translated from the coding sequence ATGGACGACGTGCTCGGGCTGGCCGCGGCCGTCCGCAGGCACGACATCACCGCCACCGAGACGGTGGTCGATTGCCTCGCCCGCATCGATGCCTCACCGCTGAACGCGTTCACGCTCGTCGATCACGAAGGGGCACTGGCCAGGGCGGCATTGATCGACGAGATGATCCAGAGTGGCGAAGACCCCGGGCCGCTCGCCGGTGTGCCCATCGCCGTCAAAGACCTAATCGACCAGGCCGGGCTCCTCACCACGGCCGGGTCGTCGTTCTACCGTTCGGTTCCGGAACACACGGCCCCGGCCGTAGGGCGGCTCGAGGCGGCCGGCGCCATTGCGGTCGGCCGGACCGGCCTCCACGAGTTTGCGTTCGGGTTCTCCAGTGAGAACCACTGGTTCGGCCCGGTGCGGAATCCATGGGATCCGAACACCTCACCGGGTGGATCGTCCGGCGGATCGGGAGCGGCGGTGGCGGCCGGGCTGGCGGCCGCCGCGCTCGGGACCGACACGGGTGGATCGATCCGGGTTCCGGCCGCGCTGTGCGGGCTGGTCGGCCTCAAAGTCACCCACGGACGCATCCCAATCTCGGGGGTCTTTCCGCTGGCCCCTTCGCTCGACACCGTCGGCCCGATCACACGCTCGGTCGGCGATGCCGGTCTCATCTATTCACTCATGGCAGGTGGCGACCCCGGAGATCCCTGGTCGTCGTTCTCCCCCGCTCCTGCAGTTCGGCCGCAAAGCGGACCAGACGGCCTCCGCATCGGCGTCCCGACCGCCTGGATCGATGATGCGCCCCTGACCAACGAAGTGACCGCCGGGTTCGACGGGTTAGTCCGGTCGCTCGACGGGATCGGTGTGTCGATCGAGGCGATCGAGCTTCCCGACATCGTTGCCCCGGATCTCCTCCTCGCCTCGGTCTACGGTGAGGTGGCCGCCGTCCACCGCTCATTTCGCGCCTCCGGTAAGCACTACGGTCCGGAGGTCGAGCAGCGAATGCAACGCGCCGATGAGGTCACCCTCGATGAATACGTGAACGGCCTGGCCTGGCGCGCCCGGCTCCGGCAGTCCTTCGAGCGGGCGTTTGCCGGGGTCGATCTGATCGTGACGCCCGCCACGTGCACGACCACGAAGACCATCGGAAGCGACACGGTGGATTCTTCGTCGGGGTCGGTTCACTACCGGTCGGCACTCTCGTGGTTCTCGGCACCGATCAATCACGCGGCGGTGCCGGCGCTCGTCGTGCCGCTCGCCATCGAAGGGTCGCCACCTCCCGCACTGCAGATCATCGGTCCCTGGTGGCACGAGCAGCGCTTGCTGGACTTCGGCGCCTACCTCGAAGCAGCCGGACTGAGCAAAGTGACAGTCCCCCCGGTGTGA
- a CDS encoding 2-oxoacid:acceptor oxidoreductase subunit alpha — MSVSEETATLPVEEHSSDQEEIDKAIIRFVGDSGDGMQLAGTRFTDASAAFGNDLATFPSFPAEIRAPAGTLAGVSSFQVQIADFDILTPGDEPDVLVAMNPAGLKSNLKDVRPNGTIVVNSEAFIERNLHRAGYQTNPLEDGTLDGYRIISAPMETLTKEAVKDSGVTGREVLRSKNFFALGLMAWLFNRPLEPTTEWLEKKFSKRPEVLNANVAALKAGWNFGLTTDAARTTYFVKPAKLESGTYTNVTGNTAMAWGIIAAGQAAKLPVFYGTYPITPASDILHELSRHKNFGVKTFQAEDEIAGIGAAVGAAFAGHLAFTGTSGPGLALKSETISLALMMELPLIVIDVQRGGPSTGLPTKPEQADLLFAIFGRHGEAPMPVLAAQSPSDAFAITIEAVRIALKYMTPVIVLSDNSIATGSEPWNLPDVSKLPDISKPQIKAPNAGDEYLPYLRDPQTFARSWAVPGTPGLEHRIGGLEKQEVTGNVSYDPDNHQLMIDTRAWKIANIANDIDPIEVDGDPDGKLLVLGWGSTYGVIKGAVRRVRKRGLAVSVAHLRHLNPFPANLGEVVHGFDKVLIPELNMGQLRHLIRAEYLVPAIGFNKVSAEPFKVSEIERKILELIES, encoded by the coding sequence ATGTCGGTGTCAGAAGAAACTGCCACCCTTCCCGTCGAAGAGCACTCCTCCGACCAGGAAGAGATCGACAAAGCCATCATCCGTTTCGTCGGGGACTCCGGCGACGGCATGCAGCTGGCCGGAACCAGATTCACGGACGCCTCGGCGGCGTTCGGCAACGATCTGGCGACGTTCCCCAGCTTCCCTGCCGAGATCCGGGCCCCGGCCGGCACCCTGGCAGGTGTGTCGTCGTTCCAGGTTCAGATCGCGGACTTCGACATTCTCACGCCTGGTGATGAACCGGATGTGTTGGTGGCGATGAACCCGGCGGGCCTGAAATCGAACCTCAAGGACGTTCGTCCCAACGGCACGATCGTCGTCAATTCGGAGGCGTTCATCGAGCGCAACCTTCACCGGGCGGGGTATCAGACGAACCCCCTCGAAGACGGGACCCTCGACGGATACCGGATCATCTCCGCCCCCATGGAGACGCTCACCAAGGAGGCCGTGAAGGACAGTGGCGTCACTGGGCGTGAGGTCCTTCGCTCGAAAAACTTCTTCGCTCTCGGGCTCATGGCCTGGCTGTTCAACCGCCCACTCGAACCGACGACCGAATGGCTCGAGAAAAAGTTCTCCAAACGCCCGGAAGTGCTCAACGCCAACGTGGCAGCACTGAAGGCGGGCTGGAACTTCGGACTCACGACGGACGCGGCGCGCACGACGTACTTCGTGAAACCGGCCAAGCTCGAGTCCGGCACGTATACGAACGTGACCGGCAACACCGCCATGGCCTGGGGCATCATTGCGGCCGGCCAGGCGGCCAAGCTGCCCGTGTTCTACGGCACCTACCCGATCACGCCGGCCTCCGACATACTCCACGAGTTGTCGCGACACAAGAACTTCGGCGTGAAGACGTTCCAGGCGGAGGACGAGATCGCAGGCATCGGCGCTGCAGTTGGTGCGGCCTTTGCCGGCCACCTTGCCTTCACCGGCACGAGCGGTCCCGGCCTTGCCCTCAAGAGCGAGACCATCAGCCTGGCGCTGATGATGGAGTTGCCGTTGATCGTCATCGACGTCCAGCGCGGCGGTCCTTCGACGGGTTTGCCGACCAAGCCCGAGCAGGCCGACCTCCTGTTCGCCATCTTCGGGAGGCACGGTGAGGCTCCCATGCCGGTGCTGGCCGCCCAGTCACCGTCCGACGCCTTCGCGATCACCATCGAAGCGGTCAGAATCGCCCTCAAGTACATGACTCCGGTCATCGTGCTCTCGGACAACTCGATCGCCACCGGATCTGAACCCTGGAATCTCCCCGACGTTTCCAAGCTGCCCGACATCAGCAAGCCGCAGATCAAGGCACCGAATGCCGGAGACGAATACTTGCCCTATCTGCGGGATCCGCAAACGTTCGCCCGGAGTTGGGCGGTTCCCGGCACCCCCGGTCTCGAACACCGCATCGGCGGCCTCGAGAAACAAGAAGTCACCGGCAATGTCTCGTACGACCCGGACAACCACCAGTTGATGATCGACACCAGAGCCTGGAAGATCGCCAACATCGCCAACGACATCGATCCCATCGAGGTCGACGGCGATCCGGATGGCAAGTTGCTCGTACTCGGATGGGGGTCGACCTACGGTGTGATCAAGGGCGCCGTCCGCAGAGTCCGCAAGCGTGGCCTGGCGGTTTCGGTGGCCCACCTGCGGCATCTCAATCCGTTCCCGGCCAACCTCGGAGAGGTCGTGCACGGCTTCGACAAAGTCCTGATCCCCGAGCTGAACATGGGTCAGCTTCGCCATCTGATCAGGGCGGAATACCTCGTTCCCGCCATCGGGTTCAACAAGGTATCGGCAGAACCGTTCAAGGTCTCGGAAATCGAACGGAAGATCCTGGAGCTCATCGAATCATGA
- a CDS encoding septum formation family protein has protein sequence MYHRRFLALTVAAVAVASACNSVSRNDAGGLSEAAAIPVADFQIGDCFDDPTVIEVEDVPGLPCDVAHDNEVYAIFDHEEPDQAWPGQDALNEYAYLACVDRFAAYVGAEYADSRLDLSFFTPLEDGWNNDDHEIVCFVFDLTSPS, from the coding sequence ATGTACCACCGCAGATTCCTGGCATTGACGGTCGCGGCCGTGGCAGTGGCCTCTGCCTGCAACTCGGTGTCCCGAAACGACGCGGGAGGCCTTTCGGAAGCGGCGGCAATTCCGGTGGCCGATTTCCAGATCGGGGATTGCTTCGACGATCCCACCGTCATCGAAGTCGAAGACGTGCCGGGGCTGCCGTGCGACGTCGCTCACGACAACGAGGTCTACGCCATCTTCGACCACGAGGAGCCAGATCAGGCGTGGCCGGGCCAGGATGCTCTCAACGAATACGCCTACCTGGCCTGCGTCGACCGCTTCGCCGCCTACGTTGGGGCGGAGTACGCCGACTCCCGGCTCGACCTCTCTTTCTTCACCCCGCTCGAAGACGGATGGAACAACGACGACCACGAAATCGTCTGCTTCGTGTTCGACCTCACTTCGCCAAGCTGA